One Brevibacterium spongiae DNA segment encodes these proteins:
- a CDS encoding metal-sensitive transcriptional regulator — protein sequence MLADPDAQKKVLNRLRRAQGQLGAVITAVEDGSHCRDVIHQLSAVSKALDRAGFLIISTALRECLEGDEDEVRTEELEKLFLSMA from the coding sequence ATGCTCGCCGATCCCGATGCGCAGAAGAAGGTTCTCAACCGACTGCGCCGGGCGCAGGGGCAGCTCGGCGCGGTGATCACCGCGGTTGAGGACGGAAGCCACTGCCGCGACGTCATCCATCAGCTCTCTGCGGTATCGAAGGCCCTCGATCGGGCGGGATTCCTCATTATTTCGACGGCGCTGCGGGAATGCCTCGAAGGCGACGAGGACGAAGTGCGCACAGAAGAACTCGAGAAGCTCTTCCTCTCAATGGCCTGA
- a CDS encoding helix-turn-helix transcriptional regulator, translated as MTTIRADRIRRSLDTIRKQTGVSLSFGGEVTGSRGLALRHFSGHTVGALPGVELAYDAGLGGRTVAQRRPMVLGDYVESRTISHQYDTVIKAESLRAIASAPVVIDRETSLVLYVAFRNDNSIADRIISTLMDEARALEHDLLIADRHEADDAAGPLRARLRRAHAELCELSTVIDDRELRDSLRPIADNLSGSILDAGDGQTVLTARETDVLTLVATGLTNQEIADRLSLTLLTVKAYMKAIMAKLNARSRTAAVTSAQARGLLL; from the coding sequence GTGACCACGATTCGAGCCGACCGGATTCGACGCTCGCTCGATACCATCCGAAAGCAGACAGGCGTGTCCCTGTCCTTCGGCGGTGAGGTCACTGGGTCTCGCGGCCTTGCGCTGCGTCACTTCTCCGGTCATACGGTCGGCGCACTGCCCGGAGTCGAACTGGCCTATGACGCGGGTCTCGGGGGACGGACCGTTGCCCAACGCCGCCCGATGGTCCTCGGAGACTACGTCGAGTCCAGAACGATTTCGCATCAGTACGACACGGTGATCAAGGCAGAGAGTCTGCGTGCCATCGCCTCCGCCCCGGTCGTCATCGACCGTGAGACATCTTTGGTCCTCTACGTCGCCTTCCGCAACGACAATTCCATCGCCGATCGCATCATCTCCACGCTCATGGATGAGGCCCGCGCCCTGGAACACGATCTCCTCATCGCCGATCGGCATGAAGCCGATGATGCTGCCGGACCCCTACGCGCCCGGCTGCGGCGCGCACATGCCGAACTCTGCGAACTCAGCACCGTCATCGACGATCGCGAGCTGCGGGATTCCCTGCGCCCCATCGCCGATAACCTCAGCGGATCGATACTCGACGCAGGTGACGGGCAGACCGTCCTGACCGCCCGAGAAACCGATGTGCTCACACTTGTTGCTACTGGGCTGACCAATCAGGAGATCGCAGACCGCCTGTCTCTCACTCTGCTCACCGTCAAGGCCTATATGAAGGCGATCATGGCCAAGCTCAATGCCCGCTCACGAACCGCGGCCGTCACCAGCGCCCAAGCCCGCGGGCTGCTGCTCTGA